In the genome of Myxococcus stipitatus, one region contains:
- a CDS encoding DUF523 domain-containing protein yields the protein MTDSPERPGAARPSSDAATPVCAAKQQSEEERREALHQAPVVIVSACLLGEACRYDGRSQRSEKVLAALEGKAVVPVCPEVGSGLPIPRPPVDLCGGTGVDVWRGQAQALEREARVDRTEDFKRGARLALDAARGFGATVALLKEKSPSCGSQRVYESGVLRSGEGITTALLRSEGVTVVSDEDL from the coding sequence GTGACGGACTCGCCGGAGCGTCCCGGTGCGGCTCGGCCCTCCTCGGACGCGGCCACCCCGGTATGCGCCGCGAAGCAGCAGTCCGAGGAGGAGCGACGCGAGGCGCTGCACCAGGCCCCCGTGGTCATCGTGAGCGCGTGTCTGTTGGGTGAGGCCTGTCGGTACGACGGCCGCTCGCAACGCTCCGAGAAGGTCCTCGCCGCGCTCGAGGGCAAGGCCGTCGTCCCCGTCTGTCCCGAGGTGGGCTCGGGCCTTCCGATTCCGCGACCTCCTGTCGACCTGTGCGGTGGAACGGGCGTCGACGTCTGGCGAGGACAGGCACAAGCGCTGGAGCGCGAGGCCCGCGTGGACCGCACCGAGGACTTCAAGCGCGGTGCACGCCTGGCCCTCGATGCGGCGCGCGGCTTCGGCGCCACGGTGGCCCTCCTGAAAGAGAAGAGCCCTTCCTGCGGAAGCCAGCGCGTCTACGAGTCCGGCGTGCTGCGCTCGGGCGAGGGCATCACCACCGCGCTGCTTCGCTCCGAGGGTGTCACCGTCGTCAGCGACGAGGACTTGTAG
- the purN gene encoding phosphoribosylglycinamide formyltransferase, with protein sequence MSGRRVRLGVLVSGSGSNLQALLDACAREDFPAEVACVVSNVPTAYALERARAAGVATVVVDHKAHASKPEFEAAILDALRSAGVEWVCLAGFMRLLSADFLGRFSGRVLNIHPSLLPSFPGLHAQRQALERGVKVTGCTVHFVDAGTDTGPIIGQAAVPVLPEDDEKSLGARILAEEHRLYPLAVRLAVTGQVSIDGTRTRVSAVPTTSELALRSPGAVK encoded by the coding sequence ATGAGCGGACGGCGGGTCCGGCTGGGCGTGCTCGTCAGCGGCAGCGGGAGCAATCTCCAGGCGCTGCTGGACGCGTGCGCTCGCGAGGACTTTCCGGCCGAGGTCGCCTGCGTCGTGTCGAACGTCCCCACCGCGTACGCCCTGGAGCGTGCGCGCGCGGCGGGGGTCGCCACAGTGGTGGTGGACCACAAGGCGCATGCCTCCAAGCCGGAGTTCGAGGCGGCGATCCTGGACGCGCTGCGCTCGGCGGGCGTGGAGTGGGTGTGCCTGGCGGGGTTCATGCGGCTGTTGAGCGCGGACTTCCTGGGGCGCTTCTCCGGCCGCGTCCTGAACATCCACCCGTCCCTGCTCCCTTCGTTCCCCGGGCTGCATGCGCAGCGGCAGGCCCTGGAGCGCGGGGTGAAGGTGACGGGGTGCACCGTGCACTTCGTGGACGCCGGCACGGACACGGGCCCCATCATCGGACAGGCCGCGGTGCCCGTGCTGCCGGAGGACGATGAGAAGAGCCTGGGCGCGCGCATCCTCGCCGAGGAGCACCGGCTGTACCCGCTGGCGGTGAGGCTCGCGGTGACGGGGCAGGTGTCGATTGACGGCACGAGGACCCGCGTGTCGGCGGTGCCGACGACCAGCGAGCTCGCGCTGCGAAGCCCCGGGGCTGTGAAGTGA
- the purM gene encoding phosphoribosylformylglycinamidine cyclo-ligase: MGTTYKQSGVDIEAGDAFVDRIKPYAARTMRPEVVAGVGGFGGLFALPPGKYREPVLVAGTDGVGTKLKVAFTAGRHGTVGIDLVAMSVNDILTCGAEPLFFLDYFATGRLEVDAAAEVVKGIAQGCEQAGCTLLGGETAEMPGFYARGEYDLAGFCVGVVERSAIIDGKSIRPGDALIGLTSSGLHSNGYSLARKVLLEDAKLALDATPEGLGRPLGDALLEPTRIYVKDALALLAAVKVKGMAHITGSGIPGNLPRCLPDGTRAVLSEKLWVKPPIFDLIAKLGSVERDEMFSTFNMGLGLIAVVAKEDVAKALEVLRARGVEASEVGRIEAGQGEATAVIEP, encoded by the coding sequence GTGGGAACGACCTACAAGCAGTCCGGAGTGGATATCGAGGCCGGCGACGCCTTTGTCGACCGAATCAAGCCCTACGCCGCGCGCACGATGCGCCCCGAAGTCGTCGCAGGAGTGGGCGGCTTCGGCGGGCTGTTCGCCCTGCCCCCGGGCAAATACCGGGAGCCGGTGCTGGTGGCCGGCACGGATGGGGTGGGGACGAAGCTGAAGGTGGCGTTCACCGCGGGCCGGCACGGCACGGTGGGCATCGACCTGGTGGCCATGTCGGTGAACGACATCCTCACCTGCGGCGCGGAGCCCCTCTTCTTCCTGGACTACTTCGCCACCGGGCGGCTGGAGGTGGACGCCGCGGCCGAGGTGGTCAAGGGCATCGCCCAGGGCTGCGAGCAGGCCGGGTGCACGCTCCTGGGCGGCGAGACGGCGGAGATGCCGGGCTTCTACGCGCGGGGCGAGTACGACCTGGCGGGCTTCTGCGTGGGCGTGGTGGAGCGGTCGGCCATCATCGACGGCAAGAGCATCCGGCCGGGGGACGCGCTCATCGGGCTGACGTCCTCGGGGCTGCACAGCAACGGCTACTCGCTGGCGCGCAAGGTGCTGCTCGAGGACGCGAAGCTCGCGCTGGACGCGACGCCCGAGGGCCTGGGCCGTCCGCTGGGCGACGCGCTCCTGGAGCCCACGCGCATCTACGTGAAGGACGCGCTGGCGCTGCTGGCCGCGGTGAAGGTCAAGGGCATGGCGCACATCACCGGCAGCGGGATTCCGGGCAACCTGCCCCGGTGCCTGCCGGATGGGACTCGCGCGGTGCTGAGTGAGAAGTTGTGGGTGAAGCCGCCCATCTTCGACCTCATCGCGAAGCTGGGCAGCGTGGAACGCGACGAGATGTTCAGCACGTTCAACATGGGCCTGGGCCTCATCGCCGTGGTGGCGAAGGAGGACGTCGCGAAGGCGCTGGAGGTGCTGCGCGCCCGAGGCGTCGAGGCCTCCGAGGTGGGCCGCATCGAGGCGGGCCAGGGCGAGGCCACGGCGGTCATCGAGCCATGA
- a CDS encoding Crp/Fnr family transcriptional regulator, translating to MGAEETLFQRFGKEFSKGTELFREGEAGREMFVIQAGKVSISKRVRDVEKVLAVLGPGEFFGEMAIISNKPRNASAVVNEDARLLVIDPKTFEAMIRGNAEIAVRMIKKLAERLSEADAQIENLLHNDPASRVVHQLMQQALTRGRQVEDGTEVDFVIREMPRQIGVGEPAVRNVLERMIRAGLISRSGDRVTVYDTTRLHDFLQYLEMKWKFGDL from the coding sequence ATGGGCGCCGAGGAAACCCTCTTTCAACGTTTCGGCAAGGAATTCTCCAAGGGCACCGAGCTCTTTCGTGAGGGAGAAGCCGGCCGTGAGATGTTTGTCATCCAGGCCGGCAAGGTCTCCATCTCCAAGCGGGTCCGGGATGTGGAGAAGGTGCTCGCGGTGCTGGGGCCCGGTGAGTTCTTCGGGGAGATGGCCATCATCTCCAACAAGCCCCGCAATGCGTCCGCGGTGGTCAACGAGGACGCCCGGCTGCTGGTCATCGACCCCAAGACCTTCGAGGCGATGATCCGCGGCAACGCGGAGATCGCCGTCCGGATGATCAAGAAGCTGGCCGAGCGGCTGTCCGAGGCCGACGCCCAGATCGAGAACCTGCTGCACAACGACCCGGCCAGCCGGGTGGTGCACCAGCTCATGCAACAGGCCCTCACGCGGGGCCGCCAGGTGGAAGACGGCACCGAGGTCGACTTCGTCATCCGCGAGATGCCTCGCCAGATTGGCGTGGGCGAGCCCGCGGTGCGCAACGTGCTCGAGCGGATGATCCGCGCGGGCCTCATCTCACGCAGCGGCGACCGAGTCACCGTGTACGACACGACCAGACTCCACGACTTCCTCCAGTACCTGGAGATGAAGTGGAAGTTCGGAGACCTCTAG
- a CDS encoding 3',5'-cyclic-nucleotide phosphodiesterase encodes MKLRVLGCHGGELPTCKSTCFLVDDVLALDAGALTGTLSLEELCRVDHVLVGHSHFDHVKDLPLMADLVIGRRDKPVTIYASRECAKALRDNMFNNALWPDFTRIPTKSNPVLRIKTFRAGGTFEVGPYTVRSVPVSHPVESCGFIVSNGKSSLAMSGDTGPTDKLWKALNETRNLKALLVETSFPNKLQSLADISGHLTPATLAKELQKFERNGASVLLYHLKPAFVAQLKKELAHLPVEVLELGDTFEF; translated from the coding sequence GTGAAGCTCCGGGTCCTTGGCTGCCACGGTGGCGAGCTTCCCACGTGCAAGAGCACGTGTTTCCTCGTCGACGACGTGCTGGCGCTCGACGCGGGCGCGTTGACGGGGACGCTGTCGCTGGAGGAGCTGTGCCGCGTGGACCACGTCCTGGTGGGGCACAGCCACTTCGACCACGTGAAGGACCTGCCGCTCATGGCGGACCTGGTCATCGGTCGCAGGGACAAGCCCGTCACCATCTACGCGTCGCGCGAGTGTGCCAAGGCCCTGCGCGACAACATGTTCAACAACGCCCTGTGGCCGGACTTCACCCGCATCCCGACCAAGAGCAACCCCGTCCTGCGCATCAAGACGTTCCGCGCCGGCGGCACCTTCGAGGTGGGGCCCTACACGGTGCGGAGCGTCCCGGTGAGCCACCCGGTGGAGTCCTGCGGCTTCATCGTGTCCAACGGCAAGAGCTCGCTCGCCATGAGCGGCGACACCGGGCCCACCGACAAGCTCTGGAAGGCGCTCAACGAGACGCGCAACCTCAAGGCGCTCCTCGTGGAGACGTCGTTCCCCAACAAGCTCCAGTCCCTGGCGGATATCTCCGGCCACCTGACGCCCGCCACCCTGGCGAAGGAACTCCAGAAGTTCGAGCGCAACGGGGCCTCCGTCCTCCTCTACCACCTCAAGCCGGCGTTCGTGGCCCAGCTCAAGAAGGAGCTGGCGCACCTGCCGGTGGAGGTCCTGGAGCTGGGCGACACCTTCGAGTTCTAG
- the accD gene encoding acetyl-CoA carboxylase, carboxyltransferase subunit beta: protein MAWFSKKPRIAVDTQQQPEPGPSRMEGLWAKCESCDEIIYRQELEKHWMVCPHCDHHHPWNARARLATLLDPSSFEEFDKELEPQDPLGFSDSKKYKDRLKATRKSLEENDAFVAGVGRIGGHQVSVGAFVFEFMGGSMGSVVGEKVTRVFERAHELKCSALIFSASGGARMQEGIFSLMQMAKTSAAIARFRTGNKPYISVLLHPTTGGVAASFSWLGDVILAEPKALIGFAGPRVIEQTIRQKLPEGFQRSEFLLEHGMIDNIVNRKDMRAKLGQILGLLG, encoded by the coding sequence ATGGCCTGGTTCTCGAAGAAGCCCCGCATCGCCGTCGACACCCAGCAGCAGCCCGAGCCCGGTCCGTCTCGCATGGAAGGCTTGTGGGCCAAGTGCGAGAGCTGCGACGAGATCATCTACCGGCAGGAGCTGGAGAAGCACTGGATGGTGTGTCCGCACTGCGACCACCACCACCCTTGGAACGCCCGCGCGCGCCTGGCGACGCTGCTGGACCCGTCCAGCTTCGAGGAGTTCGACAAGGAGCTGGAGCCGCAGGATCCACTCGGGTTCAGTGACTCGAAGAAGTACAAGGACCGGCTGAAGGCCACGCGCAAGAGCCTGGAGGAGAACGACGCGTTCGTCGCCGGCGTGGGCCGCATCGGCGGGCACCAGGTCTCCGTGGGCGCCTTCGTGTTCGAGTTCATGGGCGGCTCGATGGGCTCGGTGGTGGGCGAGAAGGTGACGCGCGTCTTCGAGCGTGCGCACGAGCTGAAGTGCTCCGCGCTCATCTTCTCCGCCTCCGGTGGCGCTCGCATGCAGGAGGGCATCTTCTCGCTGATGCAGATGGCGAAGACGTCCGCGGCCATCGCGCGCTTCCGCACGGGCAACAAGCCCTACATCTCCGTGCTGCTGCACCCGACGACGGGTGGCGTGGCCGCGTCGTTCTCGTGGCTGGGAGACGTCATCCTCGCCGAGCCCAAGGCGCTCATCGGCTTCGCCGGACCGCGCGTCATCGAGCAGACCATCCGCCAGAAGCTGCCGGAGGGCTTCCAGCGCTCGGAGTTCCTGCTCGAGCACGGGATGATCGACAACATCGTCAACCGCAAGGACATGCGCGCGAAGCTCGGGCAGATCCTCGGCCTCCTGGGCTGA
- a CDS encoding folylpolyglutamate synthase/dihydrofolate synthase family protein: protein MSAPRTPEEALAFLARLNPSGIKLGLERVREALDALGHPEHRFQVLHVAGTNGKGSTCAFAATALQAAGHRVGLYTSPHLVRVNERIRVDGEDISDEDFGRAILDVLERYPSAVSEPMTYFEFGTIVALWHFARVGVDVVVLEVGLGGRLDATTAARPTVTAMTPVSFDHMEYLGHTLGAIAGEKAGILKPGVPCVVSRQEPEALAAIEEKARALSVPLWVEGRDFSSELQSDGSLSYRGPTWRLEGLRPSLRGPHQRQNAAVALACLEALDARGVSVPTEAARVGVGSARWPGRLEEVGERPVVLLDGAHNPAGVAVLLASLRALYAGRPVHCVFGVVADKDRGPMMRALFPACASVQLTPLDTPRSLAPAAYLEEARSLVSDVTAWPDVDAALAEARRRAGADGIVLCTGSLFLVGMVRARTRRP from the coding sequence ATGAGCGCGCCCAGGACCCCTGAAGAAGCGCTGGCCTTCCTCGCGCGGCTGAACCCCTCCGGCATCAAGCTGGGGCTGGAGCGGGTGCGCGAGGCCCTGGACGCGCTGGGACACCCGGAGCACCGCTTCCAGGTGCTCCACGTCGCGGGCACCAACGGCAAGGGCAGCACCTGTGCCTTCGCCGCCACCGCGCTCCAGGCCGCGGGCCACCGCGTGGGCCTCTACACGTCTCCGCACCTGGTGCGCGTCAACGAGCGCATCCGGGTGGACGGCGAGGACATCTCCGACGAGGACTTCGGCCGCGCCATCCTCGACGTGCTGGAGCGCTATCCGTCCGCCGTCTCGGAGCCGATGACGTACTTCGAGTTCGGCACCATCGTCGCGCTGTGGCACTTCGCGCGCGTGGGGGTCGACGTGGTCGTCCTCGAAGTGGGCCTGGGCGGTCGACTCGACGCGACGACCGCCGCGCGGCCCACGGTGACGGCGATGACCCCCGTCTCGTTCGACCACATGGAGTACCTGGGCCACACGCTCGGGGCCATCGCCGGAGAGAAGGCGGGCATCCTCAAGCCCGGCGTGCCGTGTGTGGTGTCGCGGCAGGAGCCGGAGGCGCTGGCGGCCATCGAGGAGAAGGCCCGCGCCTTGTCCGTCCCGCTGTGGGTGGAGGGCCGGGACTTCTCCTCCGAGCTCCAGTCCGACGGGAGCCTGTCGTACCGGGGCCCCACCTGGCGGCTGGAGGGCCTTCGCCCCTCGCTGCGGGGACCTCATCAGCGGCAGAACGCCGCGGTGGCGCTGGCCTGTCTGGAGGCGCTCGATGCGCGGGGCGTGAGCGTCCCCACCGAGGCCGCGAGGGTGGGAGTGGGCTCGGCGCGCTGGCCTGGCAGGCTGGAGGAAGTAGGGGAGCGGCCCGTCGTCCTCTTGGATGGCGCGCACAACCCCGCGGGGGTGGCGGTGCTGCTGGCGTCGCTCCGGGCGCTGTACGCGGGACGTCCCGTGCACTGCGTCTTCGGCGTGGTGGCGGACAAGGACCGGGGGCCGATGATGCGGGCCCTCTTTCCCGCGTGTGCTTCGGTGCAGCTGACGCCCCTGGACACGCCGCGCTCGCTGGCCCCGGCGGCCTATCTGGAGGAGGCCCGCTCGCTGGTGTCCGACGTGACGGCGTGGCCGGACGTGGACGCGGCGCTGGCGGAGGCGCGCAGGCGAGCGGGCGCGGATGGCATCGTCCTGTGCACAGGCTCACTCTTCCTGGTGGGGATGGTGCGGGCGCGCACGCGCAGGCCCTGA